CATGCTGCTGCCCTTTGTAGATCAGGCGCCACTGTATAACAAATTTAATTTTGACATACATTATGATATGACAACGCCGACAAATAACAGGGTCCTGAAAGAACAGACTTTTGCACTATTGCACTGTCCCAGCTACGGAAAAAGAGACATCTCTGGGAATACAAAGCAGTATACGATACATTACTACGGTGTCATGGGGGCGAAAGGGACCAAGCCTGGCGGAGGAACATATGATATTAAGGGTTATACCACTCAAAATCATGGTGGCTGGGCGATCAATGGGATCCTTTATCGTAACTCAAGTATCAAGATACGCGATATTCACGACGGAACTACAAATACATTCATCATGGGGGAATTATCTTGGGACCCACAAAAAGTTGCGGGAGCTGGCTATACCAATCAGCGTCGAGGTTGGACACAGGGCACGCAAACGACTGATTCCAATACTTCGGCCTGTTATTCCTGCCGCAACATCGCGACGGTGATGAATTCAGCCGGTTATAAGTCAGGAAGTGCCTTGTTCAATGACGCCAGCTTTGGCAGTAAACACGTGGGGGGCTGTCATTTCATGCTGGCCGATGGTTCGGTCCGCTTCATCTCAGAAAACATTGACTTCGCGACGTATCTGGCTGCCGGCAGCCGTGATGATGGCGAAACTCTAACCTTAGAGTAGTCTACTTCTTTCCAAAGCTCCTCGTCATGTTGAGGAGCTTTGGTGTTTGAGTAACTGGAACTTGCTGAGAAGAGCGCCACACGCGAGCCTATGGTTCGTTGGCAGCTCTTCTTTTCTTTTTGCCATACGGGCTTTGCTTGGCAGCATCCGCGGGAATTGTCAGATCCTGCGTCGCTTCTTCTTCGGGCAAATCGAGTTCCGTACGATAGCCAAAGAACAACGTCTTCCCGTTCGCCAGGTATTCCGTTTCTTCTTCGGAATTTTCCCCCGTGGGAGGTGTGCCTTGAGTGACGCCGTCAAAGCCACTGATTTCCAGAATATGCGGGCCACCCATCGTGCCCTTTCCGTTTTTTGCGGTATCATATTCTCCCTCAATAATTTCCGCGAAGCCACCCCCGCCTTTGTTGTCTTTGGATGAATCGGGAATGAATTTGATTTGACCATAGGGTAGTGGTTTCCCATCAAATTCTACTTTTCCTTTCACGTTGTATAACGTGACATCACTGCCACAACCCGTAAGTGTTCCCGCAAACAAGAGAAGTAGACCAGGAACCGATATTCTTGGAAACATTCTGGGCATGTAACAATCTTTCTATAATGCAATGAGACATGAGATGGAAAAGTCTGAGAACGGTTTATTGAATCGAGCGTTCCTTCGTCAGTAAGACTAACATCGAGAGAGAGTCAGGATGGTGCTTATTCATGAGATGATTTATGAACGCTCATTAGAACATATTCAGCGTTTAAAAGTCAAACTGATTCCACCTGGTTCGCCAGTATTGGCAAGAACGGAATGTCTCTGTATCAGAAAGCAGAACAGGATTGATTGAGAGTGACTGTGCGCTGGTGTTACCAGCGAATCTGTTCATAGAGCTGCAGCAGTCGCTGGCCGCGATTCGGGTTGAGTTGTTGCACATAGGCAATTCGCCCGCGCAGATGGCTGGCAAAATCGGGATGCTGTTCCCGGTTCTGGCCCGCTGGTCCCTGGCGTATGCAATTAGTGAGAATGGCTTTCAGCAGATCGAATTCTTTTCGCGGGACATTCGTGTGTTCGTTGACAACAACGCCGGTTACTTTTTGCTGTTGATTGTCCCGCAGTACGCGCCGCTTCGATTGATTCGCCTGAAATCGTTCGGAACGAATAATCTGATTCACGAGTGGAATAAATACACGCAGTGATCGCAGAAACTGATCGGATCCGGAAAACGTCAGGTCGTCGGCGTAACGTGTGTAGTCTGCATCAAAGGAACGTGCTAACCCAGAGAGTCTGACATCCAGCGAAAAGGCAGACAGGTTCGCGAGTGCAGGGGAAGTCGATGCCCCTTGTGGCAGGTGGCGTGAAAGATACGGTAACAGCGGGCGCAGGCTTCCATCAGGAAATGGCATATTTATGGGAATCGCAGTAGTGGTTAACCGGGCCAGCCAGAGTGCAGCTTCGCGACAATAGCCGACGCTGCGAAAGATTGAAACGACGCGTGCAAAATTCACGCTGGCATAAAAATTTTCCAGATCAAATTTGACAACCACACGTTTGCCCGTGTGCGGTATTGCATTTGTGACAGGGGAATGGCCGGTGACAAAGCCATGTGCCGCGTCATGAACGGGAATCTGGTTCAGGATTTCCAGTAAGATCTGCTGCTGCGCCAGTTTGATAAAAGGACGCGGGGCTTCGATCAGCCGAAACCCATTTCGTTTCGGCAACCAATGATATGTGTAATGCGATTCCTTCACATCATCTGGACGATCTGACTGATTGAACCGGTGAGTCAACCAGGCAAGTTTTCCTAGTGGAAGATTCAACCAGTGCGCGATATCTTCCGGAGTTGAAAAAACGGGTAGATCAAAGCGACCCAGTTTTGCTGCATCTCCATCCTGGGTCATATCCAGATAATGATCGGTTTCCGATCGATAGCGCAGCAATTCATAAGGGCGAGCGAGTTTGTATGGCAGGGATTCTACATCAGCGCTTTCAGGTGCTGTAAAAGTTTTCTTTTTATTGTATCGCAGAGGGCTCAGACGGGGTTTGCGAAAGACTCGGGGGGCTTTCGTCTGTTCTGCATTCGCGCTCGTCTCAGGCCGCGCAACAGACCGATCTGGTGCGGGGCCAAAAAAAAGTTGGCGTATGAAATCAAAGAAGCCCATTCAGAAATCCTGCAGTCAGGTCAGTTTGGTGATCGTCAGAAAAGTGATAAAAAATAGAAATGGCCAGCGGGCCGCACAACCGATCCTGTGGCGAAGTATTGCTACGATAACCATCTATCGTAGCGATACTTCACGTGTCGTAGAATGGTCAATACTTCTCCCACGGGGTATCCCCGCAGAGCCCTGAGTGATCCGTCAGGATACAGTCAGAGTCAAAACTTGTGCGACCCACTGCCCATTATGGTGCAAATCGTATCCTTTTCGTGAGATGCGTCAATGTTAAGTCTTGTGAATCTGGATAAAGCCTTAAGATTCCAGCACGAATTCCACTCCAGCAATGGAGCAACTAAAAACTGGTATAAAAAATAACACGCAAGGTATTAGGAGAACTGCAATTGCCATGATTTCAGGACCACGATACATTTCTGCAGAATCGGAAATGTTGCGGGAGTGCATTCCCGGCGGTGATCGAGTACGCTGTCTCTGTTCCATCCGATTTCTGTCTGATTCGGGGACAAACTGGAAGATAGTGAAAACAGAAAGTTTTGAAAATGCTGGGAAATGTGGCTCCCACTGAGTTTGATTTGCGGTTTTCGATGTTTGGGATTCCCGTACGCGTTCACCCGCTATTCTGGGCAGTATCAGCATTTATGGGCTGGAACCCCAATGATATTAAAATGACGTTGATCTGGATCGCCTGTGTC
This genomic interval from Gimesia alba contains the following:
- a CDS encoding DUF1559 domain-containing protein, yielding MQDSQKKSVRKRGFTLIELLVVIAIIAILIALLLPAVQQAREAARRSSCKNNLKQWGLALHNYHETHSGFPPGYFGNGNRMGFHVMLLPFVDQAPLYNKFNFDIHYDMTTPTNNRVLKEQTFALLHCPSYGKRDISGNTKQYTIHYYGVMGAKGTKPGGGTYDIKGYTTQNHGGWAINGILYRNSSIKIRDIHDGTTNTFIMGELSWDPQKVAGAGYTNQRRGWTQGTQTTDSNTSACYSCRNIATVMNSAGYKSGSALFNDASFGSKHVGGCHFMLADGSVRFISENIDFATYLAAGSRDDGETLTLE
- a CDS encoding reverse transcriptase family protein is translated as MGFFDFIRQLFFGPAPDRSVARPETSANAEQTKAPRVFRKPRLSPLRYNKKKTFTAPESADVESLPYKLARPYELLRYRSETDHYLDMTQDGDAAKLGRFDLPVFSTPEDIAHWLNLPLGKLAWLTHRFNQSDRPDDVKESHYTYHWLPKRNGFRLIEAPRPFIKLAQQQILLEILNQIPVHDAAHGFVTGHSPVTNAIPHTGKRVVVKFDLENFYASVNFARVVSIFRSVGYCREAALWLARLTTTAIPINMPFPDGSLRPLLPYLSRHLPQGASTSPALANLSAFSLDVRLSGLARSFDADYTRYADDLTFSGSDQFLRSLRVFIPLVNQIIRSERFQANQSKRRVLRDNQQQKVTGVVVNEHTNVPRKEFDLLKAILTNCIRQGPAGQNREQHPDFASHLRGRIAYVQQLNPNRGQRLLQLYEQIRW